The following are encoded together in the Desulfobotulus mexicanus genome:
- a CDS encoding PAS domain S-box protein: MPSPFPSPADTGIIPGLDALSILNNAPIGIFSSTPQGRFISVNPEMARMCGYESPKDLIDSIENISTQLYVNPEERISFLNILKNMEGNSPFECSFLRKDGSSFQASLIASIIRDHEGRTLAIHGFATDITAQKQAEAEILSQKEKLENIAVNVPGVLFRFDVLSDGKYEIPYVSEGSLDILEILNHREDFFLAFLNGIHAEDRKAFLDSIEKAVTEVRPWRFEGRYLKPSGSTIWFSGASSPTRHEDRIVFHGIMLDVSNEKQIEIKLAESEEKFRFLVAYSYDLIWTIKTDGVFSYISPSWKNILGYEPSNITGTKFQPLVHKEDVFLCEQYMEKTLFYKKALPGPQYRVKHADGTWRWHEGNINPVFSENGNFLYFVGISRDINDQKLAEEALLKAKEQAETASKAKGEFLANMSHEIRTPMNAVLGMTHLLMDTELSEEQRRYTENIQSGGKSLLTLINDILDFSRIEAGKMHLELMDFDLKSLLDDFKSTMALLANEKGLDFSIRIRPETPLLLRGDPARLRQILTNLTANALKFTQNGEIQISIAVEKEENQGVLLRFTVKDTGIGIPENKTDLIFNKFSQVDTSISRRFGGSGLGLAICRELADLMGGKTGVESLEGKGSSFWFTARFERTQSAEQDQRPGPASNDSQKLAHGKIPIPQFTGRVLIAEDNDTNLEVAKGLLKKFGIRADSVTNGLEALQSLENQTYDLILMDVMMPEMDGLAATEKIRKQELQGWLPDNVIPGTDLPFSFPRKKTPIVAMTAGAMPKDRERCLEAGMDDYIAKPVHPDELSRVLAKWLGGVTPDDTFDTSSGAFLYLPEENESSHLSGIKSFPVFNRSALLSQLMHDEDLFKKIIKISIGSLFLLIQELQAALETDNGPAVHLQIHTVKAMASSINADALCVLAKKMEEAAKDGDMDTVRKGVAALEREFEKLCRASGKDL; encoded by the coding sequence ATGCCCAGCCCTTTCCCCTCCCCCGCAGATACCGGAATCATCCCAGGCCTTGATGCCCTCAGCATCCTGAACAATGCGCCCATAGGTATTTTCTCTTCCACACCCCAGGGGCGTTTTATTTCCGTCAACCCTGAAATGGCCCGGATGTGCGGCTATGAATCCCCAAAGGATCTGATAGATTCCATAGAAAATATTTCCACACAGCTTTATGTTAATCCTGAAGAAAGAATAAGTTTTTTAAATATTCTGAAAAACATGGAGGGTAACTCACCCTTTGAATGCAGCTTCCTCCGAAAAGACGGCAGTTCCTTTCAGGCTTCCCTCATCGCCAGCATCATCCGTGACCATGAAGGCCGGACACTTGCCATCCACGGTTTTGCCACAGACATTACGGCTCAAAAACAGGCAGAGGCCGAAATCTTAAGCCAAAAAGAAAAACTTGAAAACATAGCCGTCAATGTGCCCGGTGTCCTTTTCCGTTTTGATGTACTATCCGATGGAAAATATGAGATTCCCTATGTGAGTGAAGGATCTCTGGATATTCTGGAAATCTTAAACCATAGAGAAGATTTTTTCTTAGCCTTCCTCAACGGAATCCATGCCGAAGATCGAAAGGCCTTTCTGGATTCCATTGAAAAGGCCGTCACAGAAGTCCGGCCCTGGCGTTTTGAGGGTCGTTATTTAAAACCATCCGGCAGCACCATCTGGTTCAGTGGAGCCTCAAGCCCCACAAGACATGAAGACCGCATTGTTTTTCACGGTATAATGCTGGATGTAAGCAATGAAAAACAAATAGAAATTAAGCTTGCGGAAAGTGAAGAAAAATTTCGTTTTCTCGTTGCTTATTCCTATGATCTTATCTGGACGATTAAAACCGATGGTGTATTTTCATATATTTCACCTTCCTGGAAAAACATATTAGGCTATGAACCTTCCAATATTACAGGAACGAAATTTCAGCCCCTCGTACATAAAGAAGATGTCTTCTTGTGCGAACAATATATGGAAAAAACACTGTTTTATAAAAAAGCATTACCTGGTCCTCAGTATAGGGTTAAACACGCAGATGGAACATGGCGTTGGCATGAAGGCAATATCAATCCAGTTTTTTCTGAAAATGGAAATTTTTTATATTTTGTTGGTATTTCAAGGGATATAAATGATCAAAAACTGGCAGAAGAAGCACTTCTTAAAGCCAAAGAACAGGCTGAAACCGCCTCAAAGGCAAAGGGTGAGTTTCTGGCCAACATGAGTCATGAGATCAGAACTCCCATGAACGCAGTTCTCGGCATGACCCATCTTCTCATGGATACGGAGCTTTCCGAAGAACAACGGCGTTATACGGAAAATATACAGTCAGGCGGAAAATCCCTTCTCACTCTCATTAATGATATCCTCGATTTTTCCAGAATCGAGGCAGGAAAAATGCACCTTGAGTTAATGGATTTTGACCTGAAAAGTCTTCTGGATGATTTCAAGAGCACCATGGCCCTACTGGCCAATGAAAAGGGACTTGATTTTTCAATCCGGATAAGACCGGAGACTCCCCTTCTTCTCCGTGGTGATCCTGCAAGGCTGCGCCAGATACTGACTAACCTTACGGCCAATGCCCTGAAATTCACCCAGAATGGTGAAATACAGATCTCCATTGCCGTCGAAAAGGAAGAAAATCAAGGCGTGTTGCTGCGTTTTACCGTCAAGGATACAGGCATTGGCATCCCTGAAAACAAAACGGATCTCATTTTCAACAAATTCAGTCAGGTGGATACGTCCATAAGCCGCAGATTCGGAGGCTCAGGCCTTGGACTTGCCATATGCAGGGAACTTGCAGATCTCATGGGTGGAAAAACAGGCGTAGAAAGCCTTGAAGGCAAAGGCTCCTCATTCTGGTTTACGGCCCGCTTCGAAAGAACTCAATCTGCTGAACAGGACCAGCGCCCAGGGCCAGCCTCCAATGATTCACAAAAACTTGCCCATGGCAAAATACCCATTCCACAGTTTACAGGCCGTGTTCTCATTGCAGAAGACAACGATACCAACCTTGAAGTAGCCAAAGGCCTTCTTAAAAAATTCGGCATCAGGGCAGACAGTGTGACCAATGGCCTTGAAGCCCTGCAAAGCCTGGAAAACCAAACCTATGATTTGATACTTATGGATGTGATGATGCCGGAAATGGACGGACTTGCGGCCACGGAAAAAATACGGAAACAGGAGCTGCAGGGATGGCTTCCGGACAATGTAATCCCCGGTACAGACCTGCCATTCTCCTTTCCCCGAAAAAAAACACCCATCGTCGCCATGACAGCCGGGGCCATGCCCAAAGACAGGGAGCGCTGCCTTGAAGCAGGTATGGACGACTATATTGCAAAACCTGTTCATCCCGATGAGCTTTCAAGGGTGCTTGCAAAATGGCTTGGGGGAGTAACTCCTGACGATACTTTTGACACATCATCCGGTGCTTTCTTATACCTGCCGGAAGAAAATGAAAGTTCTCACCTCTCCGGAATCAAAAGCTTTCCCGTATTCAACCGCAGTGCCCTGCTAAGCCAGCTCATGCATGATGAAGATTTATTTAAAAAAATTATCAAAATATCCATAGGCTCCCTTTTTCTGCTCATTCAGGAACTGCAGGCAGCACTGGAAACAGACAACGGTCCGGCTGTGCATCTGCAAATTCACACGGTCAAGGCAATGGCCAGCAGCATCAATGCCGATGCCCTCTGTGTGCTGGCAAAAAAAATGGAAGAAGCTGCCAAGGACGGAGACATGGACACCGTCCGTAAAGGTGTTGCTGCACTGGAAAGGGAGTTTGAAAAGCTGTGCAGGGCCTCTGGAAAGGATCTTTGA
- a CDS encoding ATP-binding protein, giving the protein MLKNQPAGHNKTGEAGESSQTRLFRLRHFLLFPVVLAFVFSSALYIYLGYQTSLNTISGSQKKLAHEIGSGVALSLNRLFNTVITVARVNQDMLNEAMLENPELLARYFASQLWNVPILTFVSAGKANGEYIGARRSFDNDEIQISTVLENEGNIWKTFALDAEGQRGERIMGGEFPFDSRSRPWFQHGAKAGVLSWYPVYRYASFDEFGMGVSIPIYDSSRKLLGVLTVDFSLRHLSDFLKKNHKRGQSLLFISEPNGKLLATSADFPVHFEEKGKLIRYGLNDYPMDILQGIFNDPAHEPEDLKPRFLKKKGQNYLHLRLPFSDNHGLRLNIDIILTEDDLADLVTRNLWKQAGLLFLFSLVIAFWIGRFTHSIIRSAEETTAHALRLSKGDFSSLSEFKSPVLEFFQLTFAVNAMAKKVQELVRNLEYQIAERTAQLMESEARYASLFKDSPSPCFIIENNRYTDCNHAAEAMFNETRKTILQYSPDFFSPEFQPCGSLSSVLAEKKINAALEQGKQQFEWLHSRRGSGDFWVLVSLSAIRVSERMVLMAVCRDITELKDAYHQLEVRSMEAEELAAKAEAATMAKGEFLANMSHEIRTPMNGVIGMAGLLLDTQLNGIQRHYAATIESSAKSLLQILNDILDFSKIEAGKLELEILDFDLKRFMESFSDVMSLRVHEKKLDWISAIDPDVPCLLMGDPGRLRQILTNLTGNALKFTEKGEIRLWVSVQEKFENRVALRFTVEDTGTGIPAERLPLIFDKFTQVDASISRKFGGTGLGLAISRQLAELMQGTISVESKGKKGSSFWFTAVFELQTGKQADPENTPFKRNYRQTQPLPSFSGRILVVEDNITNQEVALGILQKIGLRADTAANGLEALHALKILPYDLIFMDLMMPEMDGLEATRRIRDLEAEADGLCVDEISGVRRSRIPIIAMTAAAMKRDKERCLEAGMDDYIPKPLEPMDLVQVLEKWLPEATCREVSGSAFTKQKLESSLPDIGQQETKLPSSWNHQGLLKRLMGDENLMKKVVGICMDSLPQRMDELKTALHAKDLQTVLFQTHTIKGKAANINAEALSLIAGEMEISAEAGDLETVLKKMKDLEICKQELRKAVKQIFPEILKDEIREIN; this is encoded by the coding sequence ATGTTGAAAAATCAGCCAGCCGGGCATAATAAAACAGGCGAGGCAGGAGAAAGTTCTCAGACAAGACTTTTCAGGTTGAGACATTTTCTTCTCTTTCCCGTGGTACTGGCCTTTGTTTTTTCATCTGCCCTTTATATCTATCTGGGTTACCAGACCAGCCTAAATACCATCTCAGGCTCCCAGAAAAAACTTGCCCATGAAATCGGCTCAGGCGTGGCACTTTCCCTTAATCGCCTTTTCAATACGGTAATCACCGTTGCCAGGGTCAATCAGGACATGCTGAACGAAGCGATGCTGGAAAATCCAGAACTCCTTGCACGCTATTTTGCATCACAGCTCTGGAATGTACCCATTCTGACCTTTGTTTCTGCAGGCAAGGCCAACGGAGAGTATATAGGGGCAAGGCGCAGCTTTGATAATGATGAGATTCAGATTTCAACGGTGCTGGAAAATGAGGGAAATATCTGGAAAACCTTTGCTCTGGATGCTGAAGGCCAGCGTGGGGAACGTATCATGGGCGGAGAATTTCCCTTTGATTCAAGATCAAGACCCTGGTTTCAGCACGGAGCCAAAGCCGGTGTTCTGTCCTGGTATCCGGTGTACAGGTATGCATCCTTTGATGAATTTGGCATGGGCGTCAGCATTCCCATCTATGACAGCAGCAGAAAACTTCTCGGAGTACTGACCGTAGATTTTTCTTTGCGGCATCTTTCGGATTTTCTCAAAAAAAACCACAAGCGGGGCCAGAGTCTTCTTTTCATATCAGAACCCAATGGAAAGCTGCTGGCCACATCCGCAGACTTTCCCGTACATTTTGAAGAAAAAGGAAAATTAATCCGCTATGGTCTGAATGATTATCCCATGGATATACTACAGGGAATTTTCAATGACCCGGCCCATGAACCCGAAGATCTCAAGCCCCGCTTTCTGAAAAAAAAGGGGCAGAATTATCTCCATCTGCGCCTGCCCTTCAGCGATAACCATGGTCTGAGACTCAATATTGACATCATACTTACAGAAGATGACCTTGCAGATCTTGTCACCAGAAACCTCTGGAAACAGGCGGGCTTACTTTTTCTCTTCTCCCTTGTCATTGCATTCTGGATAGGAAGATTTACACACTCCATAATCCGGTCCGCCGAAGAAACAACAGCCCATGCCCTGCGCCTGTCAAAGGGAGATTTTTCAAGCCTGAGCGAGTTTAAAAGCCCTGTTCTGGAATTTTTCCAGCTTACCTTTGCCGTCAATGCAATGGCAAAAAAAGTTCAGGAACTTGTAAGGAATCTTGAATACCAGATTGCCGAAAGAACGGCACAGCTTATGGAAAGCGAAGCCCGATACGCAAGCCTGTTCAAGGATTCCCCCTCCCCCTGCTTCATAATAGAAAATAACAGATACACAGACTGCAACCATGCGGCCGAAGCCATGTTCAACGAAACCCGGAAAACCATTCTCCAGTACAGCCCTGATTTCTTTTCCCCAGAATTCCAGCCCTGCGGCAGCTTATCTTCCGTACTGGCCGAAAAGAAAATTAATGCTGCCCTTGAACAGGGAAAACAGCAGTTTGAATGGCTTCACAGTCGGCGGGGCAGCGGAGATTTCTGGGTACTGGTTTCCCTTTCCGCCATCCGCGTTTCTGAGCGGATGGTACTTATGGCCGTATGCCGTGACATTACAGAACTGAAGGATGCTTACCACCAGCTTGAAGTCCGCAGTATGGAAGCAGAGGAGCTTGCGGCAAAAGCCGAAGCTGCCACAATGGCCAAGGGCGAATTTCTTGCCAACATGAGCCATGAGATCCGCACACCCATGAACGGTGTCATAGGTATGGCAGGTCTTCTTCTAGATACACAACTCAACGGTATCCAGCGCCATTATGCGGCAACCATAGAGTCCAGTGCAAAATCCCTTCTACAAATTCTCAATGATATTCTTGATTTTTCCAAAATTGAGGCAGGCAAGCTGGAGCTGGAGATTCTGGATTTTGATCTCAAACGCTTCATGGAAAGTTTCTCAGATGTCATGTCCCTGCGGGTACATGAAAAAAAACTTGACTGGATTTCTGCCATTGATCCAGATGTACCCTGCCTTCTCATGGGAGATCCCGGAAGGCTTCGTCAGATTCTGACCAACCTTACGGGCAATGCCCTTAAATTTACGGAAAAAGGGGAAATAAGGCTATGGGTGAGTGTTCAGGAAAAATTTGAAAACAGGGTAGCCTTACGCTTTACCGTGGAAGACACAGGCACAGGTATTCCGGCAGAAAGACTCCCCCTTATTTTTGATAAATTCACCCAGGTGGATGCATCCATAAGCCGCAAATTCGGCGGTACCGGGCTTGGCCTTGCCATCTCTCGTCAGCTTGCGGAACTGATGCAGGGTACAATCAGCGTGGAAAGCAAGGGGAAAAAAGGTTCCAGCTTCTGGTTTACCGCAGTCTTTGAACTACAGACTGGAAAACAGGCAGACCCTGAGAATACCCCGTTTAAAAGGAATTACAGACAAACACAGCCTTTGCCCTCTTTTTCCGGCCGCATCCTCGTTGTGGAAGACAATATCACCAATCAGGAAGTGGCCTTAGGTATTCTACAAAAAATCGGGCTCCGTGCAGATACGGCGGCCAATGGGCTGGAAGCCCTCCATGCCCTGAAAATTCTGCCCTATGATCTGATATTCATGGATTTGATGATGCCGGAAATGGATGGCCTTGAAGCCACACGCCGCATCCGGGACCTTGAAGCAGAGGCCGATGGATTATGTGTAGATGAGATCTCAGGAGTCAGAAGATCAAGGATTCCCATCATCGCCATGACAGCAGCAGCCATGAAAAGGGACAAAGAACGCTGCCTTGAAGCGGGTATGGATGATTACATCCCAAAACCACTGGAACCAATGGATCTTGTGCAGGTACTGGAAAAATGGCTGCCTGAAGCAACATGCAGAGAAGTTTCAGGATCTGCCTTTACAAAACAGAAGCTGGAATCATCTCTTCCGGACATTGGGCAGCAGGAAACAAAGCTCCCTTCATCCTGGAATCATCAGGGCCTTTTAAAACGTCTCATGGGGGATGAAAATTTAATGAAAAAAGTGGTGGGAATCTGCATGGACAGCCTTCCCCAGCGTATGGATGAACTTAAAACAGCCCTTCATGCAAAGGATCTTCAGACAGTTCTGTTTCAGACCCATACCATCAAGGGCAAGGCTGCCAACATCAATGCCGAAGCCCTCAGCCTTATTGCCGGAGAAATGGAAATAAGTGCTGAAGCCGGAGATCTGGAAACTGTCCTGAAAAAAATGAAAGACCTTGAAATATGCAAGCAGGAACTCCGCAAAGCAGTAAAGCAGATATTTCCAGAAATTTTAAAAGATGAAATCAGGGAAATAAATTGA
- a CDS encoding PAS domain S-box protein, translating to MKKTLMKNLLPAIFFLLFLLVLIGAGLLWQQQNARLNERMAQKATALSGLFHQGLEIQTDGLRAAAQIIAMDKGMQETMKEGNREQLLSDWRETGKILSQNNGISHFYFWNARRESLIRIYNPDKLGGINNRFTALQAERNQKASSGLELGSLGTFTLRVVQPVFSKGELLGYVELGKEIEDLLQALHKENSTTEIAISIFKSELQRDDWERGMELLKREADWERLPHSVLIYASMGRLPDMFDGLANHDQVKGHDHKLVDQEVQSEDRSWRVMALPLHDASGREVGDLLIINDISSIKAAFSKDIIIGAMLTALLLVALLGLLFFMLRRTERMILSQQEALMQSEEKFRHITEGIGDVVWLHSQDNSSILYVNPAYETLWGRSCQSLYEKPQSFMEAVHPLDRKDVFAALEVYILLDHFDMEYRILKPDGTFRWIHKRVFPVRSMEGDLLYHAGIATDITARKLAEQQQEAFHQRLLTVMDAMDALIYIADMESYELLFLNAFGRRAFGDGVGRKCWEVLQSGQSGPCSFCTNSRLLNQDGSASGIHHWEFFNTANDRWYDCRDQAIVWEEGRLVRMEVAMDITERRQAEEEGRKMLSLLDSILNSLEEGILVIDRSGRISRHNKAFLDLWQIPPEIADAGEETLLKHALSQLSDPELFYVKVQHLYKTLEASSFDEIHFKDGRVFERYSQPQWQGSQVIGRVWCFRDITSRKRVEDQLRRLSQAVEQSPASIVITDLEGKIEYVNPAFTRVTGYSFEEARGQNPKILKSPDRSSEEYREMWETISSGKEWRGEFKNLRKNGEIFWEAASITPICNDNGKATNYLGVKEDITERKRAEEALLESNRKLEAAIIQAKALTVQAKAAAHAKGEFLANMSHEIRTPMNGVMGMTGLLLDTELDERQLRYARTIESSARSLLGIINDILDFSKIEAGKLDLEILDFNLENLMDDFSEVMALRANEKGLGWQTSIEPDVPCLLQGDPGRVRQILTNLAGNALKFTEKGEVQIQVCLEKQGRKEVWLRFYVQDTGIGIPEDKIPLLFDKFSQVDASITRRFGGTGLGLAISRQLAELMGGEIGVESLTGKGTTFWFTARFGLLEKEKELRLQTHERRNTLAKLPHFSGRILLVEDNITNQEVALGILGKMGLHTDTAANGLEALELINILPYDLILMDVMMPEMDGLEATRRIRSLETKEDPDKNKIATIPRPGIPIIAMTAGAMQQDRQRCLEAGMDDFIPKPVEPGMLAKVLEKWLGIGKAGIFPALISSIEKTHGRPQEGGMGNPPGAAVVFDRNALLERLMQDRDLLRNVLELSLEVMPQRIGDLKSALDVKDMKNIHLQAHTLKGMAGNISALDFSELAGEMEIAAASGDLKAVEGKMEDLGSAYEKLRRVLEGFLKDQPDAGEKGKS from the coding sequence ATGAAAAAAACACTGATGAAAAATCTGCTTCCGGCGATCTTTTTTCTGCTTTTTCTCCTTGTACTCATAGGAGCCGGGCTTCTCTGGCAACAGCAGAACGCCAGACTGAATGAAAGAATGGCCCAGAAAGCCACTGCCCTGTCCGGGCTTTTTCATCAGGGCCTTGAAATTCAGACAGATGGTCTTCGTGCTGCGGCCCAGATCATTGCCATGGATAAGGGCATGCAAGAAACCATGAAAGAAGGGAATAGAGAACAACTGCTTTCGGACTGGCGGGAAACCGGAAAAATCTTAAGCCAGAACAATGGCATCAGCCATTTTTATTTCTGGAATGCAAGGCGTGAATCCCTCATACGAATCTACAACCCTGATAAGCTGGGGGGCATCAATAATCGCTTCACGGCATTGCAGGCGGAGAGAAACCAGAAAGCATCTTCCGGGCTGGAGCTGGGTTCTCTGGGAACCTTTACCCTCAGGGTGGTGCAGCCTGTGTTCAGCAAAGGAGAACTCCTTGGTTATGTGGAGCTGGGTAAAGAAATAGAAGATCTTCTTCAGGCCCTTCATAAAGAAAATTCCACCACTGAAATTGCCATAAGCATTTTCAAATCTGAACTGCAAAGGGATGACTGGGAAAGGGGCATGGAGCTTTTAAAAAGGGAGGCGGACTGGGAGAGATTGCCCCACAGTGTTCTGATCTATGCTTCCATGGGCCGCCTGCCTGATATGTTTGACGGGCTTGCCAACCATGATCAGGTAAAAGGGCATGACCACAAACTTGTTGATCAGGAAGTCCAGTCAGAGGACAGGAGCTGGAGGGTGATGGCACTGCCCCTTCATGATGCTTCCGGCAGGGAAGTGGGGGATCTTCTTATCATCAATGATATTTCTTCCATAAAAGCGGCTTTCAGTAAGGATATAATCATAGGAGCCATGCTGACGGCCCTTCTTCTGGTGGCTCTTCTGGGTCTTTTGTTTTTCATGCTGCGCAGAACCGAGAGAATGATTTTATCTCAGCAGGAAGCACTGATGCAAAGTGAGGAAAAGTTCCGTCACATCACCGAAGGCATAGGGGATGTAGTCTGGCTGCATTCCCAGGATAACAGCTCTATACTCTATGTTAACCCAGCCTATGAGACCCTCTGGGGCCGGAGCTGCCAGAGCCTTTATGAAAAGCCCCAAAGTTTCATGGAGGCCGTGCATCCCCTTGACAGAAAAGATGTTTTCGCAGCCCTGGAAGTTTATATACTCTTAGACCATTTTGATATGGAATACCGCATCCTGAAGCCAGACGGTACCTTCCGCTGGATCCATAAGCGGGTCTTTCCTGTTCGTAGCATGGAGGGTGACCTGCTTTACCATGCGGGCATTGCCACGGATATAACGGCAAGAAAGCTTGCGGAACAGCAGCAGGAGGCCTTCCATCAACGGCTGCTGACGGTAATGGATGCCATGGATGCCCTTATCTACATTGCGGATATGGAAAGCTATGAACTCCTTTTCCTCAATGCCTTTGGCCGCAGGGCCTTTGGGGACGGTGTGGGCAGAAAGTGCTGGGAGGTGCTCCAGTCCGGTCAGAGCGGACCCTGTTCTTTCTGCACCAATTCAAGGCTCCTCAATCAAGATGGCAGCGCTTCGGGCATCCATCACTGGGAGTTTTTCAATACGGCCAATGACAGGTGGTATGACTGCCGGGATCAGGCCATTGTCTGGGAAGAAGGCCGTCTGGTGCGCATGGAAGTGGCCATGGACATCACGGAACGCAGGCAGGCCGAGGAGGAAGGTCGCAAAATGCTGTCTTTGCTGGACAGTATCCTGAACTCCCTGGAAGAGGGTATTCTCGTCATTGACCGCAGCGGAAGAATCAGCCGTCACAACAAAGCCTTTCTGGATCTATGGCAGATTCCCCCTGAAATTGCCGATGCAGGTGAAGAAACCCTGCTGAAGCATGCCCTGTCCCAGCTTTCAGACCCTGAATTATTTTATGTCAAAGTCCAGCATCTCTACAAAACCCTGGAGGCCAGCAGCTTTGATGAAATCCATTTTAAAGATGGCCGTGTCTTTGAGCGCTATTCCCAGCCCCAGTGGCAGGGATCACAGGTGATCGGAAGGGTATGGTGTTTCCGCGACATAACATCCCGCAAAAGGGTAGAGGATCAGCTCCGCAGATTGTCACAGGCAGTAGAACAAAGCCCTGCCAGCATCGTGATTACGGATCTTGAAGGCAAGATCGAGTATGTAAACCCGGCCTTTACCCGTGTAACGGGTTACAGCTTTGAGGAAGCAAGGGGCCAGAACCCGAAAATCCTGAAATCTCCGGACAGATCTTCCGAAGAATACAGGGAAATGTGGGAAACCATAAGTTCCGGAAAGGAATGGCGGGGAGAATTCAAAAACCTCAGGAAAAACGGAGAGATCTTCTGGGAAGCCGCATCCATAACCCCTATTTGCAATGATAATGGCAAGGCAACCAATTATCTTGGGGTCAAAGAAGACATCACCGAGCGCAAACGGGCCGAAGAGGCCCTTCTGGAAAGCAACCGGAAGCTGGAGGCGGCCATTATCCAGGCCAAAGCTCTGACTGTTCAGGCTAAAGCCGCAGCCCATGCCAAGGGTGAATTTCTGGCCAACATGAGCCATGAGATCCGAACCCCCATGAACGGCGTCATGGGCATGACGGGTCTGCTTCTCGATACGGAGCTGGATGAAAGGCAGCTTCGCTATGCCAGAACCATAGAGTCCAGTGCCCGGTCTCTTCTGGGTATTATCAATGATATACTTGATTTTTCCAAAATCGAAGCAGGGAAGCTGGATCTGGAAATTCTTGACTTTAACCTTGAAAATCTCATGGACGATTTTTCAGAAGTCATGGCCCTGAGAGCCAATGAAAAGGGGCTTGGCTGGCAGACCTCCATTGAACCCGATGTACCCTGCCTTCTTCAGGGCGATCCCGGTCGCGTGAGGCAGATTCTGACCAACCTTGCGGGAAATGCCCTTAAATTCACGGAAAAGGGGGAGGTTCAGATTCAGGTATGTCTGGAAAAACAAGGAAGAAAAGAAGTATGGCTCCGCTTTTATGTACAGGATACGGGCATTGGCATTCCGGAAGACAAGATCCCCCTTCTTTTTGACAAGTTCAGTCAGGTGGATGCCTCCATCACCCGAAGATTCGGGGGAACAGGCCTTGGCCTTGCCATCAGTCGGCAGCTTGCAGAACTGATGGGTGGGGAGATCGGAGTAGAAAGTCTTACGGGAAAAGGGACCACCTTCTGGTTCACGGCCCGTTTCGGTCTTTTGGAAAAAGAAAAAGAACTCCGGCTCCAGACCCATGAACGGCGGAATACACTGGCGAAACTTCCGCATTTTTCCGGTCGTATTCTTCTTGTGGAAGACAACATCACCAATCAGGAAGTGGCCTTAGGCATTCTTGGAAAAATGGGGCTGCACACGGATACCGCTGCCAATGGACTGGAAGCACTGGAACTTATAAATATTCTTCCCTATGACCTCATACTCATGGATGTGATGATGCCGGAGATGGATGGCCTTGAAGCCACACGCCGTATCCGGAGTCTTGAGACCAAAGAAGATCCTGATAAAAATAAAATAGCCACAATTCCAAGACCGGGGATTCCCATCATCGCCATGACAGCAGGGGCCATGCAGCAGGACAGGCAGCGCTGTCTGGAGGCGGGGATGGATGACTTCATACCAAAACCCGTGGAGCCGGGTATGCTGGCGAAGGTTCTGGAAAAATGGCTGGGTATCGGGAAAGCGGGGATCTTCCCAGCCCTTATCTCCTCTATTGAGAAAACCCATGGCAGACCGCAGGAAGGGGGGATGGGAAATCCCCCCGGGGCCGCTGTCGTATTTGACCGGAATGCCCTTCTGGAACGTCTCATGCAGGATAGAGATCTGCTTCGAAATGTACTGGAACTTTCCCTTGAGGTGATGCCCCAGCGCATTGGAGATCTGAAATCAGCCCTGGATGTCAAGGATATGAAAAACATACACCTGCAGGCCCATACCCTGAAGGGCATGGCCGGTAACATCAGTGCGCTGGACTTCAGTGAGCTTGCTGGGGAAATGGAAATCGCCGCAGCCTCGGGAGATCTGAAAGCTGTAGAGGGGAAAATGGAAGATCTTGGCAGTGCCTATGAAAAACTCCGCAGGGTTCTGGAGGGTTTTTTGAAGGATCAGCCGGATGCAGGCGAAAAGGGGAAGTCATGA